cagttggaaacgacagatgagtGAGTGCTGGATTCCTgaccaggggaactctatcacattccccaatggaacaacaatcccccaagtgcaatggcatagaccaataaagatggatggtccaatgatgagcccttgatactgatggttccgattatgagcctgtgtgcctgaaatatgaactaggcctatagctctggggtgccttagagttacctcctgagagcctccatgttgctcaaatgtggccactctctaagccaaactcagcatatagatgcattgccttcccccccgcatgggacatgactcccggggatgagcctccctggcaccgagggattactaccaagcaccagctgatgatgtaactgcaaaaagaccatgaacaaagaggtcaactcagaccagcagaatatctcagcctacatgtaatatcaggtgttaaaaactgcattttgactttggataaaaatgggaaaatggaaaggacaagtgagtttatatggctaagagtctccaaaaaagagtcaggaggtcatcaggggatgatgcttatgcatgcctcagcagggtaccagagaaagccaaggtagatggaaacccaggggctggttctcctgagggctgcagtgacccacaggttctatggtcaaagcagatggctctggagttcagggccatgtcagttggccctactttggagtttgtgttcctgagtatgatggagttggactcagatataacctttctacacatgcctcttctgttacttttcccagatctgtggttggcatttgggttggtgtatactcaggagacctgaatctctggactgtccatgtgacagccaggccctgggcctcagcagacttgcagctcctatccTCTCACTTcttagacttaccctggccagctgtcagggaggtgaagagggtcaaccaccacaccagggagccaagagtgtctacagctgcaagcaggagaattgcatccatcatccatgtggaatctaaatcccctcttgatgtagaggggactgGATGTAGCCATCctaggtccacaagatggaggaatagagtatgaattaaaatggacttactggtgttctgctggggaactattgtgattagtaagggaagaaattgtagtagtgatgtggagaggatgGCCACAGTAggtgctgatggtcaggagagggaagaagagatatggtgtgggggcatttcaagatttggagttgccctaggtggtgctgcagggacggatgctggatgttgtgtgtccatcgtggcccactgggtggactaggggagagtgtggactacaatgtggaccactgtccatgtgctgcagtggttctccagaatgtatttgccaggtgcagtggatgtgccataatgatggaagagtttgttgatgggggaggtgtggtgtgggtggggtggggagtatatgggaacctcatattttttttaacgtaacatttaaaagaaaataaagaaaaaaaaaagaaagagagacaggcagacagggagacagagaaagagaaataagggaagaagggagggaaagaaatgaaccttgatctatacctcacaccatatataaaaattatctccAAATGGATCTAAATGTAGATTATAGAACTAAAacttttaaggggaaaaaaaaaaccaggagaaAACCTTTGTTACCTTGGGTTATGCAAAGTGTTCTTAGATACAATGCCAACAGCATGgttcaataagattaaaaaaaaataaactgggttttatcaaaaattttttttctgctctgcaaaagacaaaccacaggttgggagaaaatatttgtgaatgatATATTTGACAAAGGAATCACatccagaacatataaatatctcttaaaacttaacaagaaaataaccaataaaaagaTAGGGAAGGGAAGCGgttatggctcaatcagttggactcccatctaccatatgtgaggtcctgggttcgcgtcccggggcctccttgtgaaggcaggctcgcccgcacgctgcagGGTGCCACCCGGCCCACAAATGCTTCcgagtgctgcctggcctgcatGAGCTGCGGAGTGCCACCCGAGGAGTGCCACCCGGCCCACagcaccgcagagagctgactcagcaaggtgacacaacaaagagggagacaagcaaaaaacacagaagagcgcagcaatggacacagagagcagacagcaagcaagccacaagggaggaaagggaaatgaataaaataaatatagacacagaagaacacacagtgaatggacacagagagcagacagcacacaaaaagccacaagggtggggggcggggatttaaaaaatataaaaaaaaaaaaagataggcgAAAGATCTTCAccaaagatatacagatggcataTAAGCacataagcaaatgaaaaaaatgttcaacatcattagtcatttgggaaatgtacattaaaaccacagtgaaataccaCTACATACCTATTTGAatagataaaacaaaaaacaacaaaaaacctggcAATATCATATGATGGAGAGAATGGAGAGAATCAAATTCTCATACATTGcctgtgggaatgtaaaatggtacagacactCTAGAAAAGAGTTTGGCAATTTCCTGTAAAGTTAAACATTCACTTACCATAAGGTCTAGAAATCTTATACCTCATTATTTATCCTAGTAAAATAAAAACCTATGTATACACAAAACCTGCACACAAATGTTTCTGGCAGCTTTACTCATAATTGCCAAACTAGAAATTTAAATatccttaatttaaaaagtggataAAGACACttgagtatatccatacaattgaATACAGTACtacacagcaataaaaatgaataaactataataaataaatgaacaagatagatgaatctcaaaataagtACGCTGAGAAAAAGAAGCCagactcagggaaaaaaaaaagaatacatattgaatgattccatttatataaaattctggaaaatgcaaactaaCCTGTAGTGACAGAAAGATCATCACTGCTTGCCTAGGGATGGGgactgggaggaaggggaggaagcgGAAAGTAGGCAGGGATTACAAATGCTCACGAGGAAGTTTTGGGTGTGATGGAAATGTCTGCTAGATTGATTGTAGTAGGTTTAAAGatgtatactttaaatatgtgAAATGTATTTTATGCCAATTACACTTcgataaagttttaaaaattatttgcaggaagcagatatagttcaagtggttgagcgcctgcttcccatgtatgaggtaccaggttcaatccccagtatcctaagaacagagaaacaaaaaaaacaactaattctcattgatgtagctcagtggttgagtgcctgcttcctacatgcgAGGTCCTGAGtttaattcctggtacctcctaaaaaaaaaatgatttgctTCTTTGACTGTTTGGATTCCTCTTTTAGGAGTAATCTTCTCAGCCTGTTTACAAACTGTGATTGTCAATTTTGTGTGTCAGTTGGCTAGGCTATAGTACCCAGTTACCCAGTTAATCACTaatctaggtgttgctgtgaaggtattcgTATATGTAATCaacatctataatcagttgacttaTATAAGGAGATCCTGGATAATCTGGATGGGCAtgatccaatcagttgaaaaGCTGTAAGAACAAAACTGAGATTTCTCTGAgcaagaagaaattctgcctggGAACTGCAGTGCCAGCACCTGCCCTTCCTGATAGCTTGCCCTGTGGTTTCCAGCTTGCAATAAATCTCTACCTATATGTCAACATAGATGTGTGTGAATCCCTTAGTTCTGTTTCTCACTGATTCATAAACCATCTTGATTTTTACCCAAAAGGAATCATCCATTGTATTCATCATGCATTGCCCCAAAACTCCTGGGCAAATCCTAAAAGTTCAAAGAATCACTGAAATGGAGGAGCCACGTGACCAGGTGAGGTCTGCACTCCTAGAACAGCATTCTGTTCCACGGCACGCCTTCagatatgtttattttctaatatttattaaacTACCTGCAATAcattggaatattatgcagtcacTTAAAAATGTGATCAATTATCTCTGAAAGGGAACACAAAATTTATAACATTAATTGCTTCTAGGGAGGGAAACCCAATGACAGGAGACAGGTAGCAGGGAGCTTTCACTTTTTGTACACATGAATGTATTATCTGGATTAGGGGTTAACAAACTATGATCTGCAGGCAGACTCTAGCCCACGGCCTGCTCAGAGttgtattggaacacagccatgctcattcatttacatattgacTTCCACACTGCAGTGGCAGAATTGAGCCACTGGGCAGAGACCACAtgacccacaaagcctaaaatatttactatttgacCCTATATAGAAAAATTGTACCAACCTCAAtctagattttaaaaagagaaaagtaaattgACATGAAAAAATAAGAGGGCTGTGTCAATGCTGCTGAGCCACGTGGCCCCAGGAGCTAGGCCTGAGACAACTATGGGAGTCAGAGGCTACGTAGAGCAGTGGGCTTGGGGCTGGCTGGGAGGGAGGCTCATGACACTTGAGCTCGGAGCTGGGGCAGTGCTGGGCACATGGAGGTGGCACACTACCAGTTGGCCTATACCTGCAAGATCTGTGGGACTGGGTTCTCCCAGGGCATCTCCACGCAGGCCTTTCACCAGGCATAGTCACTGCGGCCTGCCTCGGCTGCAGGAACCACCACGTCATCGCTGACAACCTGGGCTGGTTCTCACACTTGGACAGAAAAAGGAATAGTGAAGAAATCCCGGCAGTCAAGAGGGAAGTGAGTCAAGAGACCAGCGAGAGGGTGCAGCAGTTGGTTTTAGAGGCCACCCTGCCCACCCTGGCGAGGCAGAGCTAGCAGattccctcctgccctcccttgTGCTTTGTGATTTGCCAGCTTCTGCCTTGGAGAGAAAGGTGCTTTGGCCTGGAAAGTCTCTGTATTCTGCCCATTTTCTATCTATCAAGAGGGttcattttctgaaaaataaatgaacaatgccccaaagagaattgaaaacatacatccacacaaaaaATTGTATAagactgttcatagcagcattatccatgACAGCcagaaagtagaaacaacccaaatgtccatcaacagatgaacagataaataaaatgtggtatatccatacactgGAACATTATTTGGCCAGAAAAAGGAATCAAGTGCTGATAAATGCTACAACACAgttaaaccttgaaaacattgttaAGCTAAAGTAGCCAgacacacaaaaagccacatattgtattattccatttatataaaatgtccagaaaaggcaaattcatagactgatcagtggttgccaggggctaaGGGGAAGAGGGAATGGGGGATGACTGCTAGTGGGTACTGGGTTTCTTCTgcggtaatgaaaatattctgggattagaaaatggtgatggttgcacaactctgtagaTACTAAAAACCAACACCAAGTACAGGGCACTTCAGAGTTCAGTAGGGGGTTTAATGCCTAGTGAGAAATTAGCCCCCTCTGCCACTTTAAACCAGGATCATCCCTGGCCTGAGAGTTAGGAGACCAGGTTCTAATTGTCCCAAACCATCCATGGCTCTTGGGTAAGTCTCTTTCCCTGTCTGGTCCTTAATTTCCTCCTTTATAATATGGTACGATTTGGCAGGGAAGGAGTACACTGGTGTGACAGGGTATGGAGGGACATTTTGAGGGCCTGACTTCCCAGgattctttattctttccccaAGCTTTGTCATCACTGACCCTAATCAATCATCATCATccctttccaatttcaaaacacTCTCACACATATATCATTGACCCTCATAACAACCCCTTAGGGAAGACAATTATTCTccctttacagatgaagaaattaaggctcagagagctcaagtaacttgcccaagttcataTAGTGGGAAGGTGTTGTTTCTAGAACAACCGTCTTCTGATTCTAGATCCTGTGTTCTGCCCAGACCACCAGTCTCTGCATATGTGGCTTCTCTCCAGACAGCCCAAGACAGCAGTGCTCAGCAGCCGCACCACAAACACTGCACACCTTTGCATGGACAAAGCATGGGAGAAGAGTCCATGGGGACCTGGGTTCTGCCGGTACTTTTCGTTTCTTTTCACACTCTACATATTGGTAGGCAGCAGTCTGTGGGGAGGAGCATGCGTGAACACTGATGTGGACACACAAGGTCTGACCTCTCTGAGGGGTGAAAGGTCGCTCCTTGTTAACAGAGCAATGAAGAGGCTGTTTCCTTTAGTTCAGGGGAGGTCTAGGAGATCAGAATTCCAGGAGTCTCCTCTCTCTTCTAAGTCCAGGAGAGGCATTATTATCCCTCCAACGAAGTCCCAAGGAGGAAGGGGCAGCTAATTGATCCTCGGTAAGGGCAGAAGGAGGGAGGACAGCGAATTATTAAACCAGAGCCCCTGGATAGGGAACATCAGTGCAATCAGGGATTCACTCCTAAATTTAGAGAGCTGGGCTGAAATCTCAAGGACTGTCAGCGATACCACTGCTGCCAAACCCAGGTAAACCCATTTCACAGTGCCTCTGGTTACAGTGTGTTACCATTTGTGTGGACTTTAGCAAGTCGCTCACCCTCACTGGTTCAGTTTACTTATCCAAAATGTGGTTAATGACTGCTGGCTCTAGCTTAGATGGGTGCTCTGATGTTTCACTGACATAATTaactgaaaatgctttaaaaataaaatggccttTATGGACACACTATTTCATTCTTCAATAGCTGGCAAGCAAGGGGGCTGAGATTTGAATTCCCTTGGGGAATGACCCACTCTTAAATCTTTCCAAGCAGCAAGAAACACACAGGGAACACAAACACATAGGGCTTGGGTGACGAGGAGGAGTCAAACCAAAGGCAGAAGTCTCTTCAGGAAAGGCCAGGCTACCCTGGGACAGGACTGCCCACGTTTGCTTggctctcttctcatctttttcattTGACCAGGCAACATTTATCAAGCATAAACACTACAAGACTGATGCTTATCTATGTGCTTGGAGATAAACAGTGAACAATACAGAAAATGACCTGCTCTCATAAAGCCTATTTTCTGTTGTGGAAGTTCAACAAAAAATGTCAGGTATTGATAGGTTCTGTACAAAATTCAACTGGATGAGGTTGATAGTGATGGAGGAGAGGCACTATTTCATACAGGATGTCAGGAGAAGACCCCTTTGATAAAAGGATGTTTAAGCAAAGGCCTAGAAGTGAGGGGCTGGTTAACAGCCAAACCTTACATCTAGGCTAAAGGACATTGTGGTTCAGGGGACAGAAACAGATAGCACCATGGCAAGAGGCAATTTCTTGCCATGCTTTTAATTCTCCATTTGCCCCCAGTTTAAATCCATTCCCTAACCTTCTCTCCTGCTCCATTCACTGGGCAAATTTGATCACTATAGACTATATACCCCCAACTCAGCCTTACAATCTGCTTTTTGGTCGGGTTCAGCCAAAACAGGTCCCCGTAACACTGGAGAACGGGATGGGAGGTGGGGATACTAATGTGAATAGGCACACTCCCTCTGCCTAGCCACGGTTCTGGCAGTGGCTCCATTCTGCCTTCCACAATCCTCCTACACCTCATCCCAGGACAGAACGAGAACAGGGCACACAAGTAGGgccagtgatgtggagaaagtctTGGTTTTTCTATAGCCATGCTCTCATCCCTCCCCTCCTGGACCCCACAGGGTAAAAACATCCTCTAGCAAGCTACCCACTCAGTAGCTCATTGCTCAGTTTGTTCCAAGATAGCACATTACTGTTGCAAAGCTTATCAATGTTTATGTATCTGTTCTATCTACTAGGATGTGCACATGATGGAAGGAGAGAACGTGCTGTCTTGTTTCTGTGTGACCAGCATCCTAgaagcaagcacacaagaggaACTCAATAAATGCTGAGTGAACAAGTGACAACAGAAATAAGGACAAAGCCTATTCGCTCCTGAACAACTCCACAAGGACTGTGGCTACAAGTCCAGACACCAATGGCTTAGCATCAGTATTGGGCAGATACTTTCAGAATGGTCTTGGCACTGCTGACTTCTCCAAGTGTGTGTGGGTAGAGCTTAGTAGTACAACCAGGATAACCCAAGGCAGAGAAACACTTGAGGGCCACCAAAAGGCCTCCACCTGCCTTGAAGGCTGAAGACCCCCAGTTTCTCCATTGCTGAGTTGACAGGGACATCTCCAGGCCGCAGAGAAGCTTAGAATGGGAAGGAGGGCTACAAGTGTTGGTCCACGGTTCTAAGAAGCCAAGACTCCTCCAAGCTGGGAAGAGTGGTTACTGTGGGGAAGACAGCAACTAATATACCAAAGACCCAAAATGTGGCTCACCTACCCATCCCTCCTGAGGGAGGTAGGACCCAGGAGCCCTTGTGTGTGTGTTACTGGCTAGACGTTCTCCCCCGAAGAGGCCCAAGCCTAGCCCCTACAACCAGTTAGCACAGTCTAGTCTTTTACCTTCAGCCTCAGTTCTACTCCACCCAAGatatcccccatccccacccactGGGTGGCACCACTGCCACCAGACCAACCCCTTTAACCCAAAGAAACCCCAACAGCTCAGAAATGCATCAATCGACCTTTAATGTCCAAAAGAGGCGTGGATGCAGAGCATAGGAGATGTGGCAGGGTCTCAGCCCCTGCTCCAGAAATGGGGGAGAGATGAAAACAAACCAGACATTTCCAACTGGCCACACAAGTTTGGGAGGGCAGGGAGAAACAGAGACTTgcacattcatttaaaaaaaacaaaacaaaaactaaaatgaagcACTCAATCTGCCATAGACAATGACCACTGAGGGGAGGCTTGATACATACAGGAAATTCACCACCCcagtcccttccctcccccacaagCATTGAAAAGAAAGCTTGCACACACTAAGGGCTTGGGGAGAGGGCATTCTCCTGCCTTCCCACCAGCCCTGACAACggacttggaaaaaaaaaatgagctgggcccccccccccccgaacaGTGTCACCCTATACAAGTTTTGAATGTGATTCTCAAGAATCAGCAGCTCACTCAGCAATGATCCCCCACCCTTTCCCCAAACTCCTGCCCATCCCTGTTACAACAGACAAGATTTCCCCAGTATTCTCCTTGGAATCTCCTCCCCCTTCCTGCTCTACTCATCTCCAGCTATCTggcttcatcactgtaagacggACCTCCTCCAAAGTTCCCCCAAAGCCCTCTCAGCCCTTTGTCACTTCCATCGCCACCTCTCATCAGAGGCTGCAAatgtttctttccctttcccctgaGACCCAGCTCCAGCGCAGATGGCAGCATAGCCATCTCATTCTGGGTTGTCCTCCAacagccttcccagggagcagATGGCCATAGGGCAAGCAGGGAATGGCCCAGATGGCAGGAGGGGTGGCACCTGTCTTTACCCTCAAAACAGATACTTCCAGGGGTTTTTAACATAAAGGGCCACTTAGAACTAATTATGCCCACTACCTACTTGTAACACCCCAGAGATTCCACACTttcctgcctctccctcccctctatCCTGCAccaacacaacacacacacacaggggaaAATCAAGGGAGACATTGATTTGGTTTGATTGCTAAAACCTAACTAAAGAACTACAATCACCAGAAATTCCCTTGCCAGCCAACTAACAGGGGCTGCTCTAAGAGAACTCCAAAGGAATGAGAAAACAGAGGgctaagcagggagcagatagaagaatgaaaagagaaaaatcaagctAATCCCACCCCCAACATCCTTCTAGCATGAGCACTTGGAGCAAGAATAAAAGAAGGTAAGCCACAAAGACACAGCCCTTAGAAACTCTTCTGACAAAGACAGCAAGACAAGTCTGCTCCCCACTCCCACACACCACAGACAAGCACGTCTCAGGGCCCCTTAAAGAATCCACCCCCTCCCCAATCCATCCTTGCCCCAAGCCGCAGAATCACAGTTCAGTGGAATATTCTCCCTGGTACTAAATCAATTCCCCCACCCTCCTTCCTATCCCTCTCTCCTTGCCAACCCTAACACTGTCGCCGCACAGCCTCTGTTGCCCTCCTAAAGCAGCATCCACCACCAGGAAGAGGCAGTTGCACAGTTTTAGTTCCACCTCCAGAGACCTATTTCTTTTCCTCAGCCTTCCTCAAAGCCTCTTACGGGCTTTGTTGAGGGCTTCCTATTTTGtatagggagagaaagagaaaagggagggatggggagagattTCCTAGTGCAAtacaaccaaaaaaaattttttttaacgtCTTGAAAATCAAACATAAAGCAGCCTTCTTCTCCAGGCAACTAAACAGAAAGAAGTTTGGTTTTGTTTACTGCGACATACACATGAAATCGAGTATACAGTCCATGCAGTAGCACAGCCATTGGAGAGGATATCCTGGTGCTGGCCCCGAGTGCAAAACAGTCCCAGCAACGCCGCCTGCCTGCCATCGCTGCCGCCACCGCCACTGATGCCTTCACCATGGCCACCTAGCCTGACTTGAAGAGGAGGATTGCAACTTGACCCAAGTAAAAATAGATGAAGTGCTTTGTCTCATGTGTGACGTAGCTGCCAAAATTTCGGCCCACGATACAATGCCAGGTAGGATTGTATTTCTTGTCAAATTcctaaaagaagaatgaaaggggagaagAAAGGTGATGAGAACAACTGGAGGGTGAGAAATCAGAACGGAGTTTCTCCCTGCAAGTCCAGCACCAACACAAGTTTGGTTatcaccctcaccccacccccagcccacggCCCCAGTACCGCAGACTCAGGAGCTCAGGTTCTAGGGATGGCTAGGACACTCCACCCCTCATTAATAATGTAACACCACAAAGCCTCTATTATTTCTCCTCACTAAGGCTCTAGCACTTTACATCCCAATCACCTAACATCCCACCTCCTTACACCACCCATTAACCCACTCTGATTTCTCAGTAAGGGGATTAGAGAGGCCAATGGAATGGAGGACCACTCCAACATTAAGAGCATGAGTATAAAAACAGGGAGCAGACGTCCCCCATTACTAAACTAGCGTTTCCAAAATGCCAAAACTAGGGCACTTCAGCAAAATGGAGAACAAATCTCAAAAGTTCCACAAAGAGGGGAGCAAgtttagcccagtggttgagtgcctgcttcccatgtaggaggtcccaggttcaatccccaatacctccaaaaagaaaaaataaatgaaattaaacttattttaaaacaaacaaacaaacaaaaaaacaccagaaaGAAGTTCTGTACAAGTAAAGGTTAAAGGCACTTCTCTCCAGGCCATGTGTGGGCTGTGCACTCCAGAACAAGAACATCAGCCAAGAGACCAAGGCAAGTCCCTCACTTCTCACACGGGCAGAAGTCTAGCATCAAAACCACCCAGGAAAGCCTGGTGATCTAATCAGACAGGCAGCGACCTGCCCTATGGATGCAGCAGGAAACAGATAGATCAATTCTAGATGCATCCGTCCTGGTTCAAGACTCTGTATAATGTAAAAGAACCAGTCACTTCCCAGGCTCTCATTTGCCATACCAGCAAAATGAGGGAGCTGGACCAGATAATCTAAGGACTCTTCCAGCTCAAAGAGTCCATGATGCTGGATTCTCTCCCTGGATAAGACAGCAAGGTTATCACTCAGCAAGGAGCTGGTACCCCCAACAGCCACACTGGTTCTGCACCCCTTGACTCCACATACAAGGCCTCCCAGAACTCCAGTCTCCTCTTCTTATCTCACCCATCTGGGGAGGGaagcaaaattttagaaaacccAGGGAAACCCTACCACCTCTATGGACCAGACTACCACTGTTTTCATGCACCATTCAGAACTGAGAATGTCAAGACTGGGACTGTGTCTTCAATGGGTAATGGGTCCTGAATAGAATCAGGGACCCTAGTCCCACTCCCAGCTTAGATATTTCCTCACTATGTTAACCAAACCCATTAACCCACTCACTGAGGAACTTTTCAGGGAACAAACCCATTGCCTTATTATTAttcatccattaaaaaaaaaaaaaggtatctgtAGGGAGAAGGGGATGATGCAgtatttttaagtatttctttaagagaaagaaaaccctCTACACAAGGATGATTATCATAGGAATACTTCACTACAAATGGTACAGATCCCTAAAAAATTGTATGCAATATTATATTATCCATTCAAATATCCTTGGTCTTTATTTTGGATAGCCCTGAATTGCACCATTTGTATTTATCCTGAAACTTCTCTGCATAGTCTCATCCTTCCCTGAGGCCTTGCATTAATGTAATTATCTgttaatacacacacatacaccataaAGCTCTTATTAAGAACTCCTAAGATAAATGCTTTGGCAGGAAAAAAACAACCCCTAATTTGTCTGCTTTGCAAGTTCTAGGGTCTTGTCTGCAATGGGATATGCCTGCTTTGCTATGTTCCCAGCTCCAGTCCTCACTGGAGCACAGATCAGGTGCCCATCCCCCGACCTGGCCACCAGCCGCAGCCATCCGCTCACCTTCTTGATATAGGCAGCAATGTCCTTCTCTATGTTGTACTTCTCCATGGCCTGCGTGGCGCAGTCAACGGCATCCT
This genomic stretch from Dasypus novemcinctus isolate mDasNov1 chromosome 21, mDasNov1.1.hap2, whole genome shotgun sequence harbors:
- the DYNLL2 gene encoding dynein light chain 2, cytoplasmic; this encodes MSDRKAVIKNADMSEDMQQDAVDCATQAMEKYNIEKDIAAYIKKEFDKKYNPTWHCIVGRNFGSYVTHETKHFIYFYLGQVAILLFKSG